The following coding sequences lie in one Arachis hypogaea cultivar Tifrunner chromosome 4, arahy.Tifrunner.gnm2.J5K5, whole genome shotgun sequence genomic window:
- the LOC112796773 gene encoding chromatin modification-related protein EAF1 B isoform X1 encodes MRGCNSGSALLVNAEVDSMGGVVDGGVGIGLKTSPRRAAIEKAQAELRQEYDVREERRRELEFLEKGGNPLDFKFGNAASVSVQSTSFTDQHHEQLVTSEAKGSFALTASPHGDSVDSSARPGAPSLSEPNTADNLLLFDGVNELAEGEKRSLHSSKRNNIAPSEQSSQIGGTQIAKETEDSAIFRPYARRNRSRPNHGRGASRDGKGLLSDANKQKEHIVPSVSKTKPASSNGEITNNQTTNHPVDNELPGVRAHQTIGSASVPEDKLDITSYRRNLKDQSILPSQDDASQKPIIVPPGEANVVEEKDPPAASADLDPPPSVSTTPPGHECCSGQPNGFGNLKVDKKGAPKEGQNANDALGMKYFDSESYTQTSLARDVNNDSDWCTNTKNVEANGSTIYHPSEFEMKLYSTGCEVLNERNMTNAGESGSTVADEHVDGFQNNSGQMVKSDNEILINNSCMQNMVNDSSNMEGVHDNDSTVSKSGKEESGVLVDHSCYVKESRSDRHQVIMDRSISETPQTASAETVTAAQPGYQPCSTYQLKLTDKAREDSILEEAQTIEVKRRRIAELSIHTLPTQNYQKSHWGFLLEEMAWLANDFAQERLWKMTAAAQLCHRASFTSRLRSEKQNKSLGMKILSHNIAKAVMQFWHSVECDADDNLIGGLVESGTVDSSEASRDNRRNSDTVLEASKYMEGQHHVKKAALKVRAYALNFLKDNRSHGRSSQAEAPTTPEKISDSGTVDMSWEDNLSEESLFYTVPPSAMESYRKSVESHFLQCEKTGSSIQEEVETSMYDTPADFGSEEIAYDEDEAETSTYYLAAAYDGSRPPKSLQKRHKNRIKSYTNRSSEVGADLPYARYTTGTQPSTLFGKRPGSLHVGPIPIKRMRTASRQRVVSPFSGVSGTAQAQAKTDASSGDTSSFQDEQSTLHGSQIQKSVEVESAGEFEKPLPFDCAETSVKTKKKKLKNSGSTYDPAWQLDSVALNEQRDHSKKRLDSHHFESNGSSGLYGQHNVKKPKTMKQSLDNNFDNIAPVTNSIPSPAASQMSNMSNPSKFIRIISGRDRGRKSKALKVSAGQPGSGTPWSLFEDQALVVLVHDMGPNWELVSDAINSALQFKCIFRKPKECKERHKILMDRTAGDGADSAEDSGSSQSYPSTLPGIPKALFLQGSARQLFQRLREPMEEDTLKSHFDKIIKIGQRNDYRRNQNDNQDIKQLAPVHNSHMIALSQVCPNNLNGGVLTPLDLCDSNATSPELLSIGYQGSHAGGLPLSNHGSVPSALATSGLNSPITPSSGMGLGNNLSSLSGPLTASVRDSRYGVPRTSPLSAEEQQRIQYNQMMSGRNMQQSSMSVPGTHSGSDRGVRMLAGGNGMGMMGGVNRSIAMPRQGFQGMGSSSMLSSGGMISSSMVGLPSPGNVNTGVGAGPGNSMLRPREALHMMRPGHNQEHQRQMMVPELPMQVSQGNSQGVPAFSGMSSAFNNQTNPPPVQAYPAHAQQQHQLSQQQTHLSNSHPHLQGPNHATNSQQQVYAFRLAKERQLQQQQRYLQQQQQQFASSNSLIPHVQSQTQTPISSSPMQNSPQAQPQNSSQQVSLCPVTPSPPMTPISSQHQQQKHHLAQHGFSRNPGAGGLTNQTGKQRQRQAQQRQYQQPSRQHPSQPQHVQSQQQGKVPKGIGRGNMVAHQNRSVDPTHLNGLSVPPGSQTVEKGDQVMQMMQGQNHYPGSGLNSNPPSKPLGTAPSNHSQLQQKLQQSGPANTSSKQLQPILSTSDSSIQGQVSPTPSSHITSPTQPSVIASNHHQLKLQSQPESKQINQNQSNVQKMLQQNNQVHSESSNISQSDSPRVNRQPANGASHFNTNTAMSQGCMDSAGELTAVPTASQCKTSEPPFDSGISNLVTQVNSFGGTPVGGNSAGSEPPNISQGVVSRSLSTSLPSQPHNAVVQWQQQPLPSQQKSSTQSVLSQQPYQPAEIHQHPQQQQDKERHSPKDVALQHQPQQQVQHLQPGQSSLLIRSPNSEVE; translated from the exons ATGCGTGGATGTAACTCAGGTTCTGCTCTCCTTGTAAATGCTGAGGTTGATTCCATGGGAGGAGTTGTTGATGGTGGAGTTGGTATAGGTCTGAAAACCTCTCCGCGCCGAGCAGCTATTGAGAAGGCTCAAGCAGAGCTTAG ACAGGAGTATGACGTTCgtgaagaaaggagaagggaatTAGAATTTCTTGAGAAA GGTGGGAATCCGCTGGACTTTAAGTTTGGAAATGCTGCTTCAGTTAGTGTACAGTCTACATCATTCACTGATCAGCACCATGAGCAGTTGGTGACCAG TGAAGCTAAAGGTAGTTTTGCATTGACTGCTTCTCCTCACGGTGACTCTGTTGATAGTAGTGCTCGACCAGGGGCTCCTTCTCTTAGTGAACCAAATACTGCTGATAACCTCTTACTTTTTGATGGTGTAAATGAGTTGGCCGAAGGTGAAAAGCGGTCTCTACATTCCAGTAAAAGGAATAATATTGCACCATCAGAACAGTCTTCTCAAATTGGTGGGACTCAAATTGCTAAGGAGACGGAAGATTCTGCTATTTTCCGCCCATATGCTCGAAGGAACAGGTCCAGACCAAATCATGGTCGGGGTGCTTCAAGGGATGGGAAAGGGTTACTATCGGATGCAAACAAACAAAAGGAGCACATTGTGCCTTCTGTTTCTAAGACAAAGCCTGCTAGTTCAAATGGTGAGATAacaaacaatcaaacaactaatcaTCCGGTGGATAATGAATTGCCTGGTGTCCGGGCTCATCAAACTATTGGTAGTGCTAGTGTTCCTGAAGACAAATTGGACATTACCTCATATAGAAGAAACTTAAAGGATCAATCTATTCTACCTTCTCAGGATGATGCTTCACAAAAACCTATTATTGTGCCTCCTGGGGAAGCAAATGTGGTTGAAGAGAAGGACCCACCAGCAGCTTCAGCTGATCTTGATCCTCCACCTTCTGTATCTACTACACCACCAGGACATGAGTGTTGTTCTGGTCAGCCAAATGGATTTGGTAACTTGAAAGTGGACAAGAAAGGTGCACCAAAAGAAGGCCAAAATGCCAATGATGCACTAGGCATGAAGTATTTCGATTCAGAGTCCTACACACAAACTAGTTTAGCTAGAGATGTAAATAATGATAGTGATTGGTGTACCAATACAAAGAATGTTGAAGCAAATGGAAGTACCATTTATCATCCATCAGAGTTTGAGATGAAACTGTATTCAACCGGTTGTGAAGTTTTGAATGAAAGGAATATGACTAATGCTGGCGAAAGTGGTTCTACTGTTGCTGATGAACATGTTGATGGTTTTCAAAATAATTCTGGTCAAATGGTCAAAAGTGACAATGAGATCCTTATTAATAACTCTTGCATGCAAAACATGGTGAATGATTCTTCCAATATGGAGGGAGTGCATGACAATGATTCTACAGTATCAAAATCTGGTAAAGAGGAAAGTGGTGTCTTGGTGGATCATTCCTGTTATGTCAAGGAAAGCAGATCTGACAGGCATCAAGTTATTATGGATAGGTCAATTTCAGAGACTCCTCAAACTGCTTCAGCTGAAACAGTCACTGCTGCTCAGCCTGGTTATCAACCTTGTTCTACATACCAGTTGAAGCTAACAGACAAGGCTCGtgaagattctattttagaagaAGCACAAACTATAGAG GTTAAGCGGAGGAGGATTGCTGAGTTATCAATTCACACGTTGCCCACACAGAACTACCAAAAGTCTCATTGGGGTTTTCTCCTTGAGGAAATGGCATGGTTGGCAAATGATTTTGCCCAG GAGCGTCTTTGGAAGATGACTGCTGCTGCTCAATTGTGTCATCGAGCTTCTTTTACCTCCCGATTAAGAtctgaaaaacaaaacaaaagtctGGGAATGAAAATCTTGTCTCACAACATAGCAAAAGCTGTCATGCAGTTTTGGCATTCAGTTGAGTGTGATGCCGACGATAACCTAATTGGTGGTTTGGTTGAGTCTGGGACTGTTGATTCAAGTGAAGCATCTAGGGACAATAGAAGAAATTCTGATACAGTTCTG GAGGCAAGCAAATACATGGAAGGACAACATCATGTAAAGAAAGCTGCACTTAAAGTTCGTGCATATGCATTGAATTTTCTAAAGGATAATAGATCTCATGGAAGATCCTCTCAAGCTGAAGCACCCACAACACCTGAGAAGATATCTGACTCTGGGACTGTGGACATGTCATGGGAGGATAATCTTTCAGAA GAAAGTCTTTTCTACACGGTTCCTCCATCTGCCATGGAATCATATAGAAAATCTGTTGAATCTCACTTTCTACAATGCGAG AAAACTGGTAGTAGCATTCAGGAGGAGGTTGAAACATCTATGTATGACACCCCAGCAG ATTTTGGATCTGAAGAGATTGCATATGATGAGGATGAAGCAGAAACCAGTACTTACTATTTGGCTGCTGCTTATGATGGTAGCAGACCACCGAAATCTTTACAGAAACGGCATAAAAACAGGATAAAGTCTTACACTAATAGGTCCAGTGAAGTTGGAGCTGATTTGCCTTATGCACGCTATACAACTGGAACTCAGCCATCCACGCTGTTCGGAAAAAGGCCTGGTAGTTTACATGTTGGCCCAATACCAATAAAACGCATGCGTACAGCTTCTAGGCAGAGAGTTGTGAGTCCTTTCTCGGGGGTCAGCGGGACAGCACAGGCTCAAGCTAAGACAGATGCTTCGAGTGGAGATACCAGTTCCTTTCAGGATGAACAGAGTACTTTACATGGATCACAAATCCAGAAAAGTGTGGAGGTGGAGTCAGCTGGAGAATTTGAGAAGCCATTGCCTTTTGATTGTGCAGAAACATCTGttaaaacaaagaagaaaaagctaaaaAATTCG GGTTCTACATATGATCCGGCATGGCAATTGGATTCTGTTGCTCTAAATGAACag AGGGATCATTCAAAGAAGAGATTGGATAGCCATCACTTTGAATCCAATGGTAGTAGTG GTTTATATGGGCAACATAATGTGAAGAAGCCAAAGACGATGAAGCAATCGCTTGATAACAATTTTGACAATATTGCCCCAGTGACTAATTCTATTCCTTCCCCAGCTGCTTCACAAATGAGCAACATGTCCAACCCAAGTAAATTTATTAGGATAATTAGCGGACGTGACAGGGGCAGGAAATCCAAAGCACTGAAG GTCTCTGCTGGACAGCCTGGTTCTGGAACCCCATGGTCACTATTTGAAGACCAG GCACTTGTTGTCTTGGTGCATGATATGGGTCCAAATTGGGAGCTTGTAAGTGATGCTATCAACAGTGCTCTTCAATTCAAG TGTATCTTTCGGAAGCCAAAAGAATGCAAGGAGCGCCACAAGATTTTAATGGACAGAACTGCTGGCGATGGTGCTGATAGTGCTGAAGACTCGGGATCTTCTCAGTCTTATCCATCTACACTCCCAGGAATTCCAAAGGCACTATTCCTC CAGGGTAGTGCCAGGCAGTTGTTCCAACGTTTGCGAGAGCCAATGGAGGAGGATACCCTGAAATCTCATTTTGATAAAATCATAAAGATTGGGCAGAGGAATGATTACCGTAGGAATCAG AATGATAACCAGGATATAAAACAATTAGCACCTGTCCATAATTCACATATGATTGCTCTTTCTCAAGTCTGCCCAAACAACTTGAATGGAGGTGTTTTAAC GCCGCTTGATCTGTGTGATTCAAATGCAACAAGCCCAGAGCTCCTATCCATTGGGTATCAAGGTTCTCATGCTGGCGGCTTACCATTATCAAATCATGGTTCTGTACCATCAGCCCTTGCAACTTCTGGGTTGAACTCTCCTATTACACCGTCTTCTGGTATGGGTCTTGGAAATAACTTGTCTTCACTATCTGGTCCGTTGACTGCCTCTGTCAG GGATAGCAGATATGGAGTTCCAAGAACCTCACCTTTATCAGCAGAAGAACAGCAGAGAATACAATATAATCAGATGATGTCTGGcagaaacatgcagcaatctAGCATGTCAGTTCCTGGAACTCATTCCGGAAGTGATCGTGGTGTTCGCATGTTGGCTGGTGGAAATGGTATGGGCATGATGGGTGGGGTGAACAGAAGCATTGCAATGCCAAGGCAGGGGTTTCAAGGGATGGGATCATCATCGATGCTCAGCTCTGGGGGCATGATTTCTTCCAGTATGGTGGGGTTGCCAAGCCCCGGAAATGTGAACACTGGAGTTGGTGCCGGACCAGGCAACTCAATGCTTAGACCTCGTGAGGCTCTGCATATGATGAGG CCTGGCCACAATCAAGAACATCAAAGGCAAATGATGGTTCCAGAACTACCAATGCAGGTCAGCCAAGGGAACAGTCAAGGTGTTCCAGCTTTTAGTGGGATGAGTTCTGCTTTTAATAATCAGACAAATCCACCACCTGTTCAAGCATACCCTGCTCATGCCCAGCAGCAGCATCAGTTGTCCCAGCAACAGACCCATCTCAGCAATTCTCATCCTCATCTTCAAGGTCCTAATCATGCTACGAATTCACAGCAACAAGTTTATGCATTCCGATTGGCAAAAGAAAGGCAACTACAGCAACAGCAGCGTTAtctgcagcagcagcagcagcagtttgCCTCATCAAATTCACTGATTCCACATGTTCAGTCACAAACTCAGACCCCCATATCATCATCACCTATGCAGAACAGTCCCCAAGCGCAACCACAAAATTCATCTCAACAAGTATCTCTTTGCCCTGTAACACCATCACCTCCTATGACTCCCATATCATCCCAGCACCAACAACAGAAGCATCACCTTGCACAACATGGATTCAGCAGGAATCCTGGTGCTGGCGGGTTGACTAATCAAACGGGGAAGCAACGGCAACGTCAGGCACAGCAGCGGCAGTATCAACAGCCTAGTAGGCAGCATCCTAGTCAGCCGCAGCATGTACAGTCTCAACAGCAAGGTAAAGTTCCGAAAGGAATTGGAAGAGGAAACATGGTGGCCCACCAGAATCGTTCTGTTGATCCTACACATCTAAATGGTCTCTCCGTACCTCCAGGAAGTCAAACTGTTGAGAAAGGGGACCAAGTCATGCAGATGATGCAAGGCCAAAACCACTATCCTGGATCTGGTTTGAATTCAAATCCACCCTCGAAGCCATTGGGTACTGCTCCTTCAAATCATTCCCAGTTGCAGCAAAAGCTACAACAATCTGGACCAGCAAACACTTCATCAAAGCAATTGCAGCCAATACTATCTACTTCTGATAGTAGCATTCAAGGGCAAGTTTCACCAACACCATCATCTCATATAACGTCACCTACACAGCCCTCTGTTATTGCTTCTAACCATCATCAACTGAAGCTACAGTCTCAGCCAGAGTCTAAGCAAATTAATCAGAATCAATCAAATGTTCAGAAAATGCTGCAACAAAACAATCAGGTGCATTCTGAATCATCAAACATATCTCAATCTGATTCCCCTAGAGTCAACCGGCAGCCTGCAAACGGTGCTTCACATTTTAATACTAACACTGCAATGTCTCAGGGTTGTATGGATTCTGCTGGTGAGCTAACAGCTGTTCCTACGGCATCTCAATGTAAAACATCCGAACCTCCATTTGATTCCGGTATTTCCAATCTAGTTACACAGGTGAACTCTTTTGGGGGCACACCTGTTGGTGGAAATTCAGCTGGAAGTGAGCCACCAAATATTAGTCAAGGGGTGGTATCAAGATCGTTATCAACCAGCTTGCCTTCTCAGCCACATAATGCTGTGGTGCAGTGGCAGCAGCAGCCATTGCCTTCTCAACAGAAGTCTTCAACACAGTCTGTCCTGTCTCAACAGCCATATCAGCCAGCAGAAATACATCAGCATCCACAGCAGCAGCAAGATAAGGAGCGACATTCTCCCAAAGATGTGGCTTTGCAACATCAACCCCAGCAGCAAGTGCAACATTTACAACCAGGGCAGAGCAGTTTGCTTATCCGTTCACCTAATTCTGAAGTGGAATGA